A genomic region of Paroedura picta isolate Pp20150507F chromosome 4, Ppicta_v3.0, whole genome shotgun sequence contains the following coding sequences:
- the SMIM29 gene encoding small integral membrane protein 29: MSNTTLPTSPEPTSDSLVGYVLVPFFLITVVGIIVAVMMYIQKKRRYDRLRHHLLPMYSYDPAEELHEAEQELLVEPEDTKVMRGWGGGYQPCRASLKDVKA, from the exons ATGAGTAACACTACCTTGCCCACCTCCCCCGAGCCAACCAGCGACTCTTTGGTGGGCTATGTTCTGGTGCCGTTTTTCCTTATCACTGTGGTTGGGATCATCGTGGCTGTG ATGATGTAtattcagaagaagaggag GTATGACCGGCTACGTCATCACTTGCTGCCAATGTATAGCTATGATCCTGCGGAGGAATTGCATGAAGCAGAACAAGAGCTTCTGGTGGAGCCAGAAGACACAAAG GTGATGCGAGGTTGGGGAGGAGGATACCAGCCCTGCCGGGCTTCACTTAAGGACGTGAAGGCTTAA